In a single window of the Dreissena polymorpha isolate Duluth1 chromosome 3, UMN_Dpol_1.0, whole genome shotgun sequence genome:
- the LOC127875017 gene encoding rho-related GTP-binding protein RhoJ-like: MFTGVLKVGKHDYRLDLLDTTEHPDIEDRRQRFPGTDVIIICFSVINPDSFKNVQTKWIPELRKALGVTPFIILGTHVDLRQDPDVLQQLQIKGQKPVSSRVASAACRRLGGKCYVESSSTMKTRMRQALDEALLSVFNPDLNRSTCCVQ, translated from the exons atgtttacaggAGTTCTAAAGGTCGGAAAACATGACTACAGACTTGATCTACTGGATACCACGGAACAC CCGGATATTGAAGACAGACGACAAAGGTTTCCTGGAACTGACGTCATAATAATATGTTTCTCCGTAATAAATCCAGACTCGTTTAAAAACGTCCAGACCAAATGGATCCCGGAATTGAGAAAAGCCCTGGGAGTCACACCTTTCATTATTCTCGGAACTCATGTCGATTTACGACAAGACCCAGACGTTCTTCAGCAGTTGCAGATAAAAGGTCAAAAGCCTGTAAGTAGTCGCGTAGCCTCTGCGGCCTGCAGACGACTTGGCGGGAAATGTTACGTGGAGTCATCTTCTACAATGAAAACTCGCATGCGCCAAGCATTAGACGAAGCCCTACTGTCTGTTTTCAATCCTGACTTGAATCGTTCAACCTGCTGTGTTCAATGA